One genomic region from Epinephelus moara isolate mb chromosome 8, YSFRI_EMoa_1.0, whole genome shotgun sequence encodes:
- the LOC126393891 gene encoding microtubule-associated protein futsch-like isoform X2 gives MKFPVDLLADVSQTELEHLAHNCMNNLLYSNPESPERLTLSDSTQVTIDISSVGFVPLYGSSDKQKILALFSPSDPFTAVALYLLDQWWAVDDILKTADPARHGAVEVETVGERIVLYILNRVIYRAKEMSSDELPFLCHGEKDHAKILWNNGEAVGFYSVKPSGSLCNSFSTRSYQLPVMDSIFVRKCQRGKGFGLQMLEDFVLSFKEDCLGLRYPLSPSMYKVCEKYLCQYPGDTGLLWEVEGIGGPNQRTNIASRIQAMEQSVSKNLSFTEESLVITQMTEKGVAMEAVTTQIKDAESVECTVEIVEEVTVLSATIEAEVPLTARGRSSGSKRRKTGEKIAEDKPEKVLRIEDIEAETPRGEQVSAQQETELHNVSELVQTEGMISVAPEGQGEDAVDTVPEETVRVLDQPATVLAPQDLEEADVTLAPMTEEPQVENDTPQDLTNTSRGSQITVENVASEIEEAEKEYRKEDTAVLVVSEEVLEVHKGAETLDKVGEKTQIGDTGEKLEKKVTQHEVSLLTYAISEDGEAGRTGKTRRTVVKAIKTVQSETPRRRSKRQHKLREGLKEESTVQGGDLILRGRTVTKTPTPKRKNSCCSQKVSEELEKEANEVADENEVSTTDVVEESAVIEREQEEMTSVKRDVVDVEELTEEKQQLKDEQLANEGQAKKQHQPGVEDTVVKGCSTELPNIAETALTKENEDEKVTDESQKIQKGEKVETSVIGDKQDVSDDEIQEPPVAQKRALTGRLKVTPKPQPTRQSKRHQKQKAEHTDEADLETGGSAGEEKADEQPTDKQMDEHHKDEQEETADKTEEDISIEETTVLKKSQIPQTQKTAEDVIPSTEVNVEGTKEVQEMEETEGEAEKEKESVSVFRKGGCSAAATARLKIAHTQCQTEEEGEEKTEETEREEEETGQELSEEKGEGVGEEEKSVEMEKDKDVEDEVERVAGEESAIGDTEQMKDVSAEEAAVLEEEDNSVKAVDEISTHTVQISPAEVEERNSAKERQTTVLEIPTAATEVGSDTAITEEEELVGDASVVPEEEAPAITRAHRSKIKTSPATPSQSKRQKDQGVVETQQQEEENPEEQHHELTNDSPPRSVRQRPRMDSSVKGEVDEQGETEAATDKEESDDDKDNKKAKFSADEPKEKLDNLDIDNEVETTGISQKDEDNEQNMSEEEVEPIVIGKRVLRGRSLPSVTVTPQPKSRRHRARAQKAEESLSDEEMSTQLAQAEENTQPEVEMEKLEAVAQESVTEQETVKEEQSAVSETCAEGQEVASVGESSEKTPNADKGMVTDKAEAPPVETVVCRSGEKTVRTTRSKTTKRQDDEQKQSAVEKSTEEGELAVETRFFRRGRRSAAATAKHKSKRARTQCQTEEEGEEESHPAEETGREEGETWQKLPEEKREEVEEESVEMEKDKDVEDEVESTAGGEFAIGDAEQMKDASTEEAAVLEEEDNSDRDVDEISTDTVQISPAEVGETNSAEEEETTVLEKPTVAPDVGSDTAIVTGVAGDVIQEPDTVAATLEAVIPDTVLGEADASAAGEPQEKDIGSEIPKLQKATIILVDIKTTCHHLSVKEAEETPVARVHAASEKQQEEENGDKQDNIKEKSVEATVETATSKKEELEEDNSEKEKDESADVDEEMREAEEALVTEKKTVESSCESTSRSDQQKEEDNTGEGITKNEMDEVETGTDEVEEEMESVDKDAVIVIVPVEKKQSAVSEICREADIPAGDDAEGNLPPAEVDKAMSSEEEEEEEEEEEESVVETRALKRQTKPSKATPKRKSTRRRKQGDAQEEDNNNREEQLAVTTRRLRSGRISASDTQKGKSRRSCKQIQEGGQNVEEKTQSVNKTRVEEDEAVEPAIEKTDKEMEDKDEIVEKFEEEAATERVEDLEPEIDMEDGKAVAMKAQDGVEEQLESIFKTFAEKEVEASGEECDERKPAMGHEEMELLPDAVTRSLRSGQKMSKASPKNKSRQSKKQQDEMKEGGASAEKSTDGNGPPAETRILRGGRKSVCGIHEQLKKEEDGLKESGEEAGVVEEEEARLGSLKEPPTEADEGKVPEEDKTEMENEEFVPVEVRKVVSEKGTMEITEDEENTAGDAADADELVQGETDTPLPELATESTVLSPSKEEATHSAEDQQSEEMAPKLSDLQRLTVVLVDVQKKHHDIKEVTAAARLGGSVQKTATNAEEEQKEERAAEEKVTGFPLGTEKNELEKVIVEEDEFQDDVEAVTTKDTGEGIAEETAKEEEAKSINDEQEPIITETRTCRSKKQAVKATPSTKLARSGQKKGELAKEASTIQKVQTVQIRVLRRGRMFRPVTQKCATKRTHKQLQEREEVVEGGEKSTAVEERVEEEKQQQVIDQEKKEKLKERDVTEQVEHIEAEMGMDKENTLAEEAVIQQEEEQVNSTETAGNKETGASAGQHADEGKAPDVAEEAVPTQDTVEGEQLTSALKEVESAAGVSTQETVLTAKDDKANNVSEKEEATVTERVLRSGEKTVRDTRRKTTKRRKDEQEETAVEKSTEEDELAVETRILRKGRRSAAATARLKSKRACTQCQTEEEGEEETPPAEETGGEEGETRQGLPEDKGEEVEEEERGVEMEKDKDVEDEEVESAAGEEFAIGDAAQMKDASTEEVAVLEEEDKSDKDVDDMNTHTVQISSAEEEETTVIEKVTDATEVGSETALTEEEEIVGDASEVPEEEAPATTTRAPRSKIKTSPVTPSRRSKRQKDQGVVETQQQEEEDPEEEQDYEVTNDSPSRSVQKRPRVDSSEKGEADEQSETEAATEKEESDDDKDNKKAKSSADEPKEKLDNLYTDREVETAGISQKDEDNEQEMSEEEVEPIMIGKRVLRGRTVAAVIITPQPKSRRRSAKAQTAEESLSDEEKNMQLAQTEENTELEVEMEKVDAVVQESVTEQETVEEEQSAASETCAEGQDLVSVGERAEETPNTDKEMVTDKAEALPVETVVRRSGEKTVRTTRSKTAKRQDDEQEESAVEKSTEGLAVETRILRKGRRSAASTARPKSKRACTQCQTEEEGEEETPPAEETGGEEGETRQGSSEEKGEEVEEEERGVEMEKDKDVEDEVERAFGGESAVGDAKQMKDASAEEAAALEEEDNSVKAVDDISTHTVQISPGEVGETNSAEEEETTVLEKPTAATEVGSDTAITEEEELVGDASVVPEEEAPAITTRVLRSKIKTSLATPPRSKRQKDQEVVETQQQEEENFEEEQDDEVTNDSPPRSVQKRPRVDSSEKGEVDEQRETEATTDKEESDDDKDNKKVKSSADEPKEKLDNLDRHREVETIGISQKDEDNEQNMSKEEVEPIVIGKRVLRGRSLPSVTVTPQPKSRRRSAKVQKAEESLSDEEKTTQLAQAEENTQPEVEMEKLEAVAQESVTEQETVKEEQSAVSETCAEGQELVSVGERAEETPNADKGMVTDEEEAPTVVTGVLRSGEKTVRITRSKTRKGQDDEQEETAVEKSTEEVELAVETRILRKGGRSAAATARPKSKRAHTQCQTEEEGEEETPLAGETGGEEEETRQGLPEEKGEEVEEEEKSVEMEKDKDEEDEVESAAGEEFAIGDAEQMKDASTEEAAVLEEEDKSDKDVDDISAHTVQISSAEVEETNSSEEEETTVIEKITDATEVGSDTALTEEEELVGNASVVPEEAPAITTRGLRSKIKTSPATSSRRSKRQKDQEVETQQQEEDPEEEQDHEVTNDSPSRSVRKRPRVDSSEKGEADEQRETEAATEEESDDNKDNKKAKFYADEPKEKLDNLDRDREVETAGISQKDVDNEQNMSKEELEPIVIGKRVLRGRSVSSVIVTPQPKSRRCSAKVQTAEESLSDEEENAQFAQKRKSTEVTATRKSKRLSRD, from the exons AATTGAGGATATTGAAGCAGAAACTCCCAGAGGGGAGCAAGTTTCTGCGCAACAGGAGACAGAACTGCATAATGTCTCTGAATTGGTACAGACTGAG ggTATGATCAGTGTGGCTCCTGAAGGACAAGGAGAGGATGCAGTTGATACTGTACCTGAAGAAACAGTTCGCGTGTTGGACCAACCAGCCACTGTCTTAGCCCCACAAGACCTAGAGGAAGCTGATGTTACATTAGCACCTATGACTGAAGAGCCACAAGTAGAAAATGATACCCCACAGGATCTGACCAACACATCCCGTGGCTCACAGATAACAGTTGAGAATGTGGCATCAGAAATTGAGGAAGCAGAGAAAGAGTATCGGAAAGAAGACACTGCAGTGCTAGTCGTTTCTGAAGAGGTTTTGGAGGTACACAAGGGAGCAGAAACTCTGGACAAAGTAGGAGAGAAAACTCAAATTGGGGACACTGGTgaaaagttagaaaaaaaagttacacaACATGAGGTGAGTCTGTTAACATATGCAATATCAGAGGATGGTGAAGCTGGAAGAACTGGAAAAACAAGGAGAACTGTTGTAAAGGCCATAAAAACTGTACAGAGTGAAACCCCCAGACGGAGATCTAAGCGGCAGCACAAGCTACGGGAGGGGTTAAAGGAGGAATCTACAGTCCAGGGTGGAGACTTAATTTTGAGAGGAAGAACTGTTACAAAGACCCCCACACCTAAACGCAAAAATTCCTGCTGCAGCCAGAAAGTAAGTGAAGAACTAGAGAAAGAGGCCAATGAAGTGGCAGACGAGAATGAAGTTTCCACAACTGATGTAGTGGAAGAGTCAGCTGTAAttgagagagagcaagaagaaaTGACCTCTGTAAAAAGGGATGTAGTTGATGTGGAAGAATTAACAGAAGAAAAGCAACAGCTCAAAGATGAACAACTAGCAAATGAAGGGCAGGCAAAGAAACAACATCAGCCTGGGGTGGAAGACACTGTAGTGAAGGGATGTTCCACAGAGCTTCCCAATATAGCAGAAACTGCGTTGACAAAGGAAAATGAGGATGAAAAAGTTACAGATGAATctcagaaaatacaaaaaggcGAGAAGGTAGAAACATCAGTGATAGGGGATAAACAAGATGTCTCTGATGATGAGATACAGGAGCCCCCTGTTGCACAGAAGAGAGCCTTGACAGGCAGACTTAAAGTCACTCCCAAACCTCAGCCCACAAGACAAAGCAAAAGACATCAGAAACAAAAGGCAGAGCACACAGATGAAGCTGACCTGGAAACAGGAGGTTCTGCTGGTGAAGAGAAAGCAGATGAACAACCgacagacaaacagatggaTGAACACCACAAGGATGAACAAGAGGAGACTGCtgacaaaacagaagaagataTATCAATAGAGGAAACAACtgttttgaaaaaaagtcaaattccACAGACACAGAAGACAGCAGAGGATGTTATACCTTCAACTGAGGTAAATGTGGAAGGAACCAAGGAAGTACAAGAAATGGAAGAGACTGAGGGAGAagcagaaaaggagaaagagtcaGTCAGTGTCTTCAGGAAGGGAGGGtgttctgctgctgccacagctAGACTTAAAATAGCCCACACACAGTGTCagacagaggaagaaggagaagaaaaaactgAAGAGactgaaagagaggaagaagagacagGGCAGGAATTGTCTGAGGAGAAAGGGGAGGGGGTAGGGGAAGAAGAAAAGAGTGTGGAAAtggagaaagacaaagatgtGGAAGATGAAGTTGAGAGGGTGGCCGGGGAAGAATCTGCCATAGGTGACACAGAGCAGATGAAAGATGTCtcagcagaggaagcagcagtgCTTGAAGAGGAGGACAACAGTGTAAAAGCTGTTGATGAGATCAGTACTCACACAGTCCAGATTTCACCAGCTGAGGTAGAAGAGAGGAACTCAGCTAAGGAAAGGCAAACCACAGTTCTAGAAATACCTACTGCTGCTACTGAAGTGGGATcagacactgccatcactgaaGAAGAGGAACTAGTAGGAGATGCATCTGTGGTGCCAGAAGAAGAAGCCCCAGCCATAACAAGAGCTCATAggagcaaaataaaaacttcaccTGCCACACCATCACAATCCAAAAGACAGAAAGACCAAGGAGTTGTGGAGACTCagcaacaggaagaggaaaatcCTGAAGAACAACATCATGAGTTAACTAATGATTCACCTCCAAGATCTGTACGACAAAGGCCAAGAATGGACTCAAGTGTAAAAGGGGAAGTGGATGAGCAAGGTGAGACTGAGGCAGCCACTGACAAGGAGGAATCAGATGatgacaaagacaacaagaAAGCAAAATTTTCTGCAGATGAACCGAAAGAGAAGCTAGACAATTTAGATATAGATAATGAGGTAGAGACAACTGGTATAAGTCAAAAGGATGAGGACAATGAGCAGAATATGtcagaggaagaggtggagcCTATAGTGATTGGAAAGAGAGTTTTAAGAGGGAGGTCACTGCCTTCAGTAacagtcacaccccagccaaaATCCAGAAGGCACAGGGCAAGAGCTCAAAAAGCAGAGGAGTCTTTGTCTGATGAAGAAATGAGCACTCAGTTAGCTCAGGCAGAAGAAAATACACAGCCAGAAGTTGAGATGGAAAAGCTAGAAGCTGTGGCACAGGAATCGGTCACAGAGCAAGAGACAGTGAAAGAGGAACAGTCTGCTGTATCAGAGACATGTGCAGAGGGACAGGAAGTGGCTTCTGTTGGAGAAAGTTCTGAAAAGACACCTAATGCAGACAAGGGAATGGTTACTGATAAGGCAGAAGCACCACCTGTTGAAACAGTAGTTTGTAGAAGTGGTGAAAAGACAGTGAGAACCACAAGaagcaaaaccacaaaaagacaagaTGATGAGCAAAAACAGTCGGCTGTTGAGAAAAGCACAGAAGAAGGTGAGCTGGCAGTAGAAACAAGATTTTTTAGGAGGGGAAGGAGGtctgctgctgccacagctAAACATAAATCCAAAAGAGCCCGCACACAGTGTCagacagaggaagaaggagaagaagaaagtcaTCCTGCTGAAGAGACtggaagagaggaaggagagacatGGCAGAAATTGCCTGAGGAGAAACGGGAGGAGGTAGAGGAAGAGAGTGTGGAAAtggagaaagacaaagatgtGGAAGATGAAGTTGAGAGTACAGCTGGGGGAGAATTTGCCATAGGAGATGCAGAGCAGATGAAAGATGCCTCAACAGAGGAAGCAGCAGTGCTTGAAGAGGAGGACAACAGTGACAGAGATGTTGATGAGATCAGTACTGACACAGTACAGATTTCACCAGCTGAGGTAGGAGAGACTAACTCAGCTGAGGAAGAGGAAACCACGGTTCTTGAAAAACCCACTGTTGCTCCTGATGTGGGATCAGACACTGCCATTGTCACTGGTGTGGCGGGTGATGTGATACAAGAGCCTGATACTGTGGCTGCTACTTTAGAAGCAGTCATACCTGATACAGTTCTAGGTGAGGCTGATGCATCAGCAGCTGGAGAGCCTCAGGAAAAGGACATTGGCTCTGAAATCCCCAAGCTCCAGAAAGCCACTATTATCTTAGTAGACATAAAAACAACCTGTCATCATCTTAGTGTAAAGGAGGCAGAAGAAACACCAGTTGCCAGAGTGCATGCTGCTTCAGAAAAGCAACAGGAAGAGGAGAATGGAGATAAACAGGATAACATTAAAGAAAAATCTGTAGAGGCAACTGTAGAGACAGCGACTTCCAAGAAGGAAGAGCTTGAAGAAGACaattctgaaaaagaaaaggatgaATCTGCTGATGTGGATGAGGAAATGAGGGAAGCAGAGGAAGCACTggttactgaaaaaaaaacagttgaatCAAGCTGTGAATCAACAAGTAGAAGTGACCAGCAAAAGGAGGAAGACAACACAGGTGAGGGTATAACTAAAAATGAGATGGATGAAGTAGAAACAGGCACTGATGAGGTGGAAGAAGAGATGGAATCTGTGGATAAGGATGCAGTTATAGTAATAGTTCCAGTGGAGAAGAAGCAGTCTGCAGTTTCTGAGATATGTAGAGAAGCAGACATTCCAGCAGGAGATGATGCTGAAGGGAATCTTCCACCAGCTGAGGTAGATAAAGCAATGAgctcagaagaagaagaagaagaagaagaagaagaagaagaatcagtTGTTGAAACCAGAGCTCTGAAGCGTCAAACAAAACCAAGCAAAGCTACACCAAAACGCAAAAGCACCAGAAGAAGAAAGCAAGGTGATGCACAAGaagaagacaacaacaacagggaAGAACAACTAGCAGTGACAACGAGAAGACTGAGGAGTGGCAGGATATCTGCTTCTGACACACAAAAAGGCAAATCCAGAAGAAGCTGCAAACAAATCCAGGAAGGAGGGCAAAATGTAGAAGAGAAAACTCAAAGTGTCAACAAAACAAGGGTAGAAGAAGATGAGGCTGTAGAACCAGCTATAGAAAAGACAGATAAAGAGATGGAGGACAAAGATGAGATAGTAGAAAAGTTTGAGGAGGAAGCTGCCACTGAAAGAGTGGAAGACTTAGAACCAGAAATAGATATGGAGGATGGGAAAGCAGTAGCAATGAAAGCACAAGATGGAGTGGAAGAGCAATTAGAAAGTATATTCAAAACATTTGCTGAAAAGGAGGTGGAGGCTTCAGGTGAAGAATGTGATGAAAGGAAACCAGCCATGGGGCATGAGGAAATGGAGCTACTGCCAGATGCTGTCACCAGATCTCTGAGAAGTGGTCAAAAGATGTCCAAAGCTTCACCAAAAAACAAGTCCagacaaagcaaaaaacaacaagatgAAATGAAGGAGGGGGGGGCATCTGCAGAAAAGAGCACTGATGGAAATGGACCTCCAGCAGAAACAAGAATTTTGAGAGGGGGAAGGAAGTCTGTTTGCGGAATACACGAACAACTCAAGAAAGAGGAAGACGGATTGAAGGAATCAGGTGAGGAAGCAGGGGTagtggaagaagaagaggcaaGGCTGGGATCACTCAAAGAGCCACCAACAGAAGCGGATGAGGGGAAGGTCCCAGAGGAGGATAAAACAGAGATGGAGAATGAAGAATTTGTTCCTGTAGAAGTGAGAAAAGTAGTGTCAGAAAAGGGAACGATGGAAATtactgaagatgaagagaacaCAGCTGGAGACGCAGCTGATGCAGATGAGTTAGTACAAGGAGAGACTGACACACCATTACCCGAACTAGCTACGGAGTCCACTGTACTTTCACCTAGTAAAGAAGAGGCAACGCATTCAGCAGAGGATCAACAGAGTGAAGAAATGGCACCCAAGCTTTCTGATCTCCAAAGACTGACTGTGGTTTTAGTGgatgtgcaaaaaaaacatcatgacaTTAAGGAAGTAACAGCAGCTGCCAGGCTGGGGGGTTCTGTACAAAAGACTGCCACTAACGCAGAAGAGGAGCAGAAAGAAGAAAGAGCGGCAGAGGAGAAAGTTACTGGGTTCCCTTtgggaacagaaaaaaatgagctGGAGAAGGTGATAGTGGAAGAGGACGAATTTCAGGATGATGTGGAAGCAGTCACAACAAAAGATACAGGGGAGGGGATAGCTGAGGAGACAGCTAAAGAAGAGGAGGCTAAAAGTATTAATGATGAGCAGGAGCCTATAATCACCGAAACTAGAACATGTAGAAGTAAAAAGCAAGCAGTCAAAGCCACACCAAGTACCAAATTAGCAAGAAGCGGACAGAAAAAAGGTGAACTAGCAAAGGAGGCTTCAACAATTCAGAAAGTTCAAACAGTTCAAATAAGGGTTCTGAGGAGGGGAAGGATGTTTAGGCCTGTCACACAAAAATGTGCAACAAAAAGAACCCACAAGCAGCTCCAGGAAAGAGAGGAAGTAgtagagggaggagagaaatcTACAGCAGTTGAGGAGAGAGTGGAAGAAGAGAAACAACAGCAGGTGATTGAtcaggagaagaaagagaaacttAAAGAAAGAGATGTAACTGAACAAGTAGAACATATAGAAGCAGAAATGGGCATGGACAAAGAGAATACTTTGGCAGAGGAAGCTGTCATACAACAAGAGGAGGAACAAGTCAACAGCACTGAGACAGCTGGAAATAAGGAAACAGGGGCTTCAGCTGGACAGCATGCTGATGAGGGAAAGGCCCCTGATGTTGCAGAGGAAGCAGTCCCAACACAAGATACAGTAGAGGGGGAACAGTTGACCTCTGCATTGAAGGAAGTGGAAAGTGCAGCTGGAGTAAGTACACAAGAGACAGTGTTGACAGCAAAGGATGACAAGGCAAACAATGTGTCTGAGAAGGAGGAAGCAACAGTTACTGAAAGAGTTCTGAGAAGTGGTGAAAAGACAGTGAGAGACACAAGAcgcaaaaccacaaaaagacgaAAAGATGAGCAAGAAGAGACAGCTGTTGAGAAAAGCACAGAAGAGGATGAGCTGGCAGTAGAAACAAGAATTTTGAGGAAGGGAAGGAGGtctgctgctgccacagctAGACTTAAATCCAAAAGAGCCTGCACACAGTGTCagacagaggaagaaggagaagaagaaactcCTCCTGCTGAAGAGactggaggagaggaaggagagacacGACAGGGATTGCCTGAGGACAAAGGGGAGGAggtagaggaagaggaaaggggTGTGGAAAtggagaaagacaaagatgtGGAAGATGAAGAAGTTGAGAGTGCAGCTGGGGAAGAATTTGCCATAGGAGATGCAGCGCAGATGAAAGATGCCTCAACAGAGGAAGTAGCAGTGCTTGAAGAGGAGGATAAAAGTGATAAAGATGTTGATGACATGAATACTCACACAGTCCAGATTTCATCAGCTGAGGAAGAGGAAACCACAGTCATAGAAAAAGTTACTGATGCTACTGAAGTGGGATCTGAGACTGCCCttactgaagaagaagaaatagtaGGCGATGCATCTGAGGTGCCAGAAGAAGAGGCCCCAGCCACAACAACAAGAGCTCCTAggagcaaaataaaaacttcaccTGTCACACCATCACGAAGATCCAAAAGACAGAAAGACCAAGGAGTAGTGGAGACTCAGcagcaggaagaagaagacCCTGAAGAAGAACAAGATTATGAGGTAACTAATGATTCACCTTCAAGATCTGTACAAAAAAGGCCAAGAGTGGACTCCAGTGAAAAAGGGGAGGCAGATGAGCAAAGTGAGACTGAGGCAGCCACTGAGAAGGAGGAATCAGATGatgacaaagacaacaagaAAGCTAAATCTTCTGCAGATGAACCAAAAGAGAAGCTAGACAATTTGTATACAGATAGAGAGGTAGAGACAGCAGGTATAAGTCAAAAGGATGAGGACAATGAGCAGGAAATGtcagaggaagaggtggagcCTATAATGATTGGAAAGAGAGTTTTAAGAGGGAGGACAGTTGCTGCAGTAATAATCACACCTCAGCCAAAATCCAGAAGGCGCAGTGCTAAAGCTCAAACAGCAGAGGAGTCTTTGTCTGATGAAGAAAAGAACATGCAGTTAGCTCAGACGGAAGAAAATACAGAGCTAGAAGTTGAGATGGAAAAGGTAGATGCTGTGGTACAGGAATCAGTCACAGAGCAAGAGACAGTGGAAGAGGAACAGTCTGCTGCATCAGAGACATGTGCAGAGGGACAGGACTTGGTTTCTGTTGGGGAAAGGGCTGAAGAGACACCTAATACAGACAAGGAAATGGTTACTGATAAGGCAGAAGCACTACCTGTTGAAACAGTAGTTCGTAGAAGTGGTGAAAAGACAGTGAGAACCACAAGAAGCAAAACCGCAAAAAGACAAGATGATGAGCAAGAAGAGTCAGCTGTTGAGAAAAGCACAGAAGGGCTGGCAGTAGAAACAAGAATTTTGAGGAAGGGAAGGAGGTCTGCTGCTTCCACAGCTAGACCAAAATCCAAAAGAGCCTGCACACAGTGTCagacagaggaagaaggagaagaagaaacccCTCCTGCTGAAGAGactggaggagaggaaggagagacacGACAGGGATCGTCTGAGGAGAAAGGGGAGGAggtagaggaagaggaaaggggTGTGGAAAtggagaaagacaaagatgtGGAAGATGAAGTTGAGAGGGCGTTCGGGGGAGAATCGGCTGTCGGAGATGCAAAACAGATGAAAGATGCAtcagcagaggaagcagcagcgCTTGAAGAGGAGGACAACAGTGTGAAAGCTGTTGATGACATCAGTACTCACACAGTCCAGATTTCACCAGGTGAGGTAGGAGAGACTAACTCAGCTGAGGAAGAGGAAACCACAGTCCTAGAAAAACCCACTGCTGCTACTGAAGTGGGATCTGACACTGCCATTACTGAAGAAGAGGAATTAGTAGGCGATGCATCTGTGGTGCCAGAAGAAGAGGCCCCAGCCATAACAACAAGAGTTCTTAggagcaaaataaaaacttcactTGCCACACCACCACGATCCAAAAGACAGAAAGACCAAGAAGTAGTGGAGACTCAGcagcaggaagaagaaaactTTGAAGAAGAACAAGACGATGAGGTAACTAATGATTCACCTCCAAGATCTGTACAAAAAAGGCCAAGAGTGGACTCCAGTGAAAAAGGGGAGGTGGATGAGCAACGTGAGACTGAGGCAACCACTGACAAGGAGGAATCAGATGACGACAAAGACAACAAGAAAGTTAAATCTTCTGCAGATGAACCAAAAGAGAAGCTAGACAACTTAGATAGACATAGAGAGGTAGAGACAATAGGTATAAGTCAAAAGGATGAGGACAATGAGCAGAATATGTCAAAGGAAGAAGTAGAGCCTATAGTGATTGGAAAGAGAGTTTTAAGAGGGAGGTCACTGCCTTCAGTAacagtcacaccccagccaaaATCCAGAAGGCGCAGTGCCAAAGTTCAAAAAGCAGAGGAGTCTTTGTCTGATGAAGAAAAGACCACTCAGTTAGCTCAGGCAGAAGAAAATACACAGCCAGAAGTTGAGATGGAAAAGCTAGAAGCTGTGGCACAGGAATCGGTCACAGAGCAAGAGACAGTGAAAGAGGAACAGTCTGCTGTATCAGAGACATGTGCAGAGGGACAGGAATTGGTTTCTGTTGGGGAAAGGGCTGAAGAGACACCTAATGCAGACAAGGGAATGGTTACTGATGAGGAAGAAGCACCAACTGTTGTAACAGGAGTTCTGAGAAGTGGTGAAAAGACAGTGAGAATCACAAGAAGCAAAACCAGAAAAGGACAAGATGATGAGCAAGAAGAGACAGCTGTTGAGAAAAGCACAGAAGAAGTTGAGCTGGCAGTAGAAACAAGAATTttgaggaagggagggaggtctgctgctgccacagctAGACCAAAATCCAAAAGAGCCCACACACAGTGTCagacagaggaagaaggagaagaagaaactcCTCTTGCTGGAGAGactggaggagaggaagaagagacaCGACAGGGATTGCCTGAGGAGAAAGGGGAGGAggtagaggaagaggaaaagagtGTGGAAATGGAGAAAGACAAAGACGAGGAAGATGAAGTTGAGAGTGCAGCTGGGGAAGAATTTGCCATAGGAGATGCAGAACAGATGAAAGATGCGTCAACAGAGGAAGCAGCAGTGCTTGAAGAGGAGGACAAAAGTGATAAAGATGTTGATGACATCAGTGCTCACACAGTCCAGATTTCATCAGCTGAGGTAGAAGAGACTAACTCATCTGAGGAAGAGGAAACCACAGTCATAGAAAAAATTACTGATGCTACTGAAGTGGGATCTGACACTGCCCTTACTGAAGAAGAGGAATTAGTAGGCAATGCATCTGTGGTGCCAGAAGAGGCTCCAGCCATAACAACAAGAGGTCTGAggagcaaaataaaaacttcaccTGCCACATCATCACGAAGATCCAAAAGACAGAAAGACCAAGAAGTGGAGACTCAGCAGCAGGAAGAAGACCCCGAAGAAGAGCAAGATCATGAGGTAACTAATGATTCACCTTCAAGATCCGTACGAAAAAGGCCAAGAGTGGACTCCAGTGAAAAAGGGGAGGCAGATGAGCAACGTGAGACTGAGGCAGCCACTGAGGAGGAATCAGatgacaacaaagacaacaagaaAGCTAAATTTTATGCAGATGAACCGAAAGAGAAGCTCGACAACTTAGATAGAGATAGAGAGGTAGAGACAGCAGGTATAAGTCAAAAGGATGTAGACAATGAGCAGAATATGTCAAAGGAAGAATTAGAGCCTATAGTGATTGGAAAGAGAGTTTTAAGAGGGAGGTCAGTTTCTTCAGTAatagtcacaccccagccaaaATCCAGAAGGTGCAGTGCTAAAGTTCAAACAGCAGAGGAGTCTTTGTCTGATGAAGAAGAGAATGCTCAATTTGCTCAGAAGAGAAAAAGCACTGAGGTAACAGCAACTCGCAAATCTAAGCGTCTCAGCAGAGATTAG